The Oryctolagus cuniculus chromosome 5, mOryCun1.1, whole genome shotgun sequence genome includes a region encoding these proteins:
- the CLPS gene encoding colipase precursor (The RefSeq protein has 3 substitutions compared to this genomic sequence), whose translation MEKVLVLLLVALSVAYAAPGPRGIVINLEEGELCLNSAQCKSGCCHHSSALSLARCAPKASENSECSPQTIYGVYYKCPCERGLTCEGDKSIVGSITNTNFGVCLDV comes from the exons ATGGAGAAGGTCCTTGTCCTGCTGCTTGTGGCCCTTGCGGTGGCCTACGCAGCTCCTGGCCCCCGGGGAATCATTATCAACCTG GAGGAGGGCGAGCTCTGCTTGAACAGCGCCCAGTGCAAGAGCGGCTGCTGCCACCACTCGAGCGCTCTGAGTCTGGCCCGCTGCGCACCCAAGGCCAGCGAGAACAGCGAGTGTTCACCCCAG ACCATCTACGGCGTCTACTACAAGTGTCCCTGTGAGCGCGGCCTGACCTGCGAGGCAGACAAGTCCATCGTGGGCTCCATCACCAACACCAACTTTGGCGTCTGCCTTGACGTTTGA